The Paenarthrobacter aurescens region CGCATGGGCCTCAAGCCTGCAGCTTCGGACTCCAACTACGTCTTCTTTGGAGGGCTCGAGGAACCTCACGCGATTTGGCAAGGCCTGCTCGATGCCGGCGTGCTGATCCGCGACGTCGGCATCCCCGGTCATTTGCGTGTTACCGCAGGCACGGAGCAGGAAACAACGGCCTTCCTTGAAGCGCTGGAATCCCTGTTGAACGGCACTGCGCCGCAGCACGCCTAAACTTGTTCTAGACCCAACCCACCCTCCGTGTATAAGGACGTCCCAATGAGCGAAACCGGCGCCACGCCGACCGCTGCCCGAACCGCGCGCATGGAGCGCACCACCAGTGAATCCTCGGTGCTGGTGGAGATCAACCTGGACGGAACAGGTGTATCGGATATCAGCACCTCGGTTCCGTTTTATGACCACATGCTGACGGCATTGTGCAAGCACTCCCTGATTGACATGACAGTCAAGGCCACCGGCGATACCCACATCGATGCCCACCACACCGTGGAAGATGTCGCTATCACCTTTGGTGAGGTTCTCCGCACCGCACTGGGAAACAAGGCCGGCATTCGTCGTTTTGGTGAAGCAACGGTTCCTTTGGACGAAGCTCTGGCGCACGCGGTGGTGGACGTATCCGGGCGTCCGTACCTTGTGCACGGGGGTGAACCGGCCGGACAGGAATACCACTTGATCGGTGGACACTTCACGGGATCGCTGACGCGGCACGTTTTTGAAGCCATCACCCTGCACGCCGGAATCTGCCTGCACATGAATGTCCTTGCCGGGCGGGACCCCCACCACATTGTGGAGGCACAGTTCAAGGCCTTTGCACGTGCGCTTCGCGCTGCGGTGGAGTCCGATCCCCGGGTGGAGGGCATTCCCTCCACCAAGGGGGCACTATGAGCGGGCAGTTCTTGAAGGATGGGGCAGTTGCGGACGCTGTTGCTTCAGTGAAACCGGAGTCGCCCGAGGGCAAGCCCACGGTCACGGTCCTGGACTATGGATCCGGTAATGTGCGGTCCGCGGTCCGCGCCCTGGAACGTGCCGGCGCCCATGTCATTCTCAGTTCCAAACCAGAGGATGTTCTCAACGCCGACGGTCTGGTGGTTCCCGGCGTCGGAGCTTTTGAGACGGTGATGCAGGAACTGAAGTCCGTTGACGCCATCCGCATGATTGGGCGTCGGGTTGCAGGCGGCCGTCCCGTGCTGGCCATCTGTGTTGGCTTGCAGGTCCTCTTTGAGGCAGGTGTCGAGCACGGCACCGAGTCCGAAGGTATGGCCGAATGGCCTGGCAAGGTTGAGCTCCTTCCTGCTCCCGTTGTTCCGCACATGGGGTGGAACACCGTGGACGTTCCGGAAGGCTCCAAACTCTTTGCCGGTGTTGAACAGGAACGGTTCTACTTTGTGCACTCTTATGGTGTGCAGGAGTGGAACTTTGACGTGGTTCAGCCGCGTATGGCTCCTCCCATGGTCACGTGGTCCGAGCACGGTGCGCGCTTCATTGCTGCGGTGGAGAACGGGCCTCTCTGCGCCACGCAGTTCCACCCGGAGAAGTCCGGCGATGCCGGAGCCCGGCTCTTGCGAAACTGGGTGGACACCCTCCGCAAGCCCGCACCGGAAGCATCTTCCGGAAGCGGAGCCGCCTAGATGTGGTGGTCCGTACTCCTGATGGGCCTCGCTGGTCTTCTGGTGGGTGGGGGAATTTCCTTCCATCAGCAGAAAAAGCCCAGGTGGGTCTCCATTTCCTTCTATGTGCTGGCCGGGATGTCCCTGCTGGCCGCCTATCTCCTGACGCTGGGTAACTGAACCACGCGCTCACCACGCCGCGTCACCTTTCGAAACTTCAAGGACACACATGACCTCCTCTGCCCAGTCCGTTCTGGAACTCCTGCCCGCCGTTGACATTGTTGACGGCCAGGCGGTCCGCCTCCTGCAGGGAGAAGCCGGCTCGGAAACCAGCTACGGAACGCCGCTCGAAGCTGCACTGAACTGGCAAAACGCCGGTGCCGAATGGGTGCATATGGTGGACCTTGATGCCGCCTTCGGCCGTGGGAACAACGCTGCGCTGATCAGTGAGGTTGTCTCACAGCTCAACGTCAAAGTGGAGCTCTCCGGCGGATTGCGGGACGACGAATCCCTGGAACGTGCACTTGAACTGGGCGTCGCGCGCGTAAATCTTGGAACGGCGGCGTTGGAGAACCCTGAGTGGACCCGGCGTGCGATCGAGCGCTTCGGTGACAAGATCGCCGTCGGCCTTGATGTCCGGGGGACGACTCTTGCCGGACGCGGCTGGACCAAAGAAGGTGGCGACCTTTGGGAGGTTCTGGCGCGTCTGGAGGACGCCGGCTGCGCCCGCTATGTGGTTACCGATGTCACCAAGGACGGAACCCTGCAGGGCCCCAACGTGGAACTTCTCCGCCAGATGGTGGAGAAGACCGGCAAGCCGGTAGTTGCCTCCGGTGGTATTTCCAGCTTGGAAGACCTCCGCGTCCTGCGTGAACTGGTGCCGCTGGGCGTTGAAGGTGCAATCGTCGGCAAGGCGCTCTACGCCGGTGCCTTCACCTTGCCCGAAGCGCTGGACGTTGCCGGGCGCCGCTGATGCCACATCACGACGGACACGCACCCGGGCACGAGGACCGGAGCCACGCCCGGCGTGAGCTTCCCGGCCATATCGCCGCCGCGTTGGCCGGTGCCGGGGGAGCCACTGACTCCGCTGGGCAACCGTGGGCCGGCAGGAGCCTGAGTGGTGACGACGCCAAAATTCACAACTTTGAAGACGACGACGGATCGGCGGACGCCGGTTATGTCGCCGCGATCGCAGCGCTGATCAAGGGGACGGGCAATGAGGCGGACGTTATAGCTTCACTGGCCACGGCGCGAGTTTTCGTTCCCGTTGTTGCGCAGCTGGCGGAGGAAGCGGAGGGTGTCGAGGGCCTGCATGCGGACAAGCAGGCTGATATGGCATTGGTCACACTCAAGGCTCCCGATGGTCGCACGGCCATGCCGGTGTTCACCTCCGCGGCTGCCCTTGAAGCGTGGCACTCCCAAGCCCGCCCGGTAGCTGTTTACGCCGCCCGCGCCGCACTTTCCGCAGTATCGGAGGGTGCGCAACTGTTGGTCATGGACCCTGGCTCAGACTTTGCATTCGTTGTGCGGCGTCCGGCAATGTGGGCCCTGGCTCAGCAGAAAAACTGGACGCCGTCCTACCTCGATGATCAACTGGAGGCAGCTCTCGCTTCGACGGTTTCGGCATTTCGCACGGTCCGCCGGCTGGAGACGCAGCCCGGTGCTGGAGTTGCGTCGTTGACAGCGGACGGCCGTCGGGTACCCGGGGGCGGTGCAGGGCCGGAACTGCGTGTGGTGCTCTTCCTCGAAGATGGACTTGACGCCGTGGCTGTGCAGACGCTCGTGGCCCAACTCAACGAGGCCTGGTCACGGATGGATTCCTTTGCCGAAGGCGTGGATTCCATGGAAGTAAAACTGCAGCGCGCAGCACAGGAGCCCGCGCAGCATTAATGGCGGTGCCGGTTCCCCGGGGCTGCCCTGGGGAACAAGAGGAATTAGCCAGTGAACTTTGCTCTCTACAAAGAGACGCTGTCCATCCGTCCTGTCCGGCGCCTGCTGGTAGTGGGCATGATTGCCCGCATTCCCCACTCGGCGGCGGGCGTACTCCTCACCTTGCACATAGTGCTCACCCTCGGTCACGGCTATGCGGCTGCCGGAGCGGCTGCCGCCGTCATGACCATTGGCATAGCGCTGGGCGCTCCTTGGCGTGGCCGTCGAGTAGACATGGTGGGACTCAGGAAAGCGCTGATCCCCTCGGTGATCTCGGAGACGGTCATATGGTCGATCGTCCCGCATGTTTCCTATGAGTGGCTGTTGCCTCTGGTATTTGTTGGCGGCCTCTTCACGCTGCCGATTTTCAGTGTTGTCCGCCAATCCCTCGGTGTGATGGTTGACGGCGAGCAGCGGCGTTCGGCGTTTGCCCTGGACTCCATCGCCACCGAGCTGGTGTTCATGATTGGACCGGCCGTCGGCGCGATCGTGGCCACCAGTGGTTTCTCAGCCGTGGGGCTCACTGCTGTGGGTATCTCAGTTTCCGTGGCGGGGCTGTTCCTCATCTGGTTCAATCCGCCCACCCGCAGCGAAGCGGTGTGTACGCCGCAGGAGTCGGCCGACAGGGCCGCGGCTGATCTCGCTGCGGCTGAGGCGGCCATGGTGGCATCCGCGCCTGCCCACGTCCAGGAGGCGGCCTCGGAAATGGCGTCGCCCACCTCCCGTACGGCAGCTTTGCGAAGCCGCGTGGCCAGGAACTTCACCTGGTTCACGGTTTCTGTTGCTGCGCTCTTCGCAGTGGCCGCCGGCTCGGGCATGGTGCTGAGCGGGTCCGATGTCAGCATCGTGGGCCTGTTGGAGCGTGGTGGGCACGAGAATGAAATTGGAATCGTGTTCTTCTTCTGGTGCGCGTCCTCGGTAGTGGGTGGCCTGATCTACGGTTCAATGAAGCGTTCCATCTCGCCCATGCTCCTGCTCCTGGGCATGGCCGCGCTCACCATCCCCATGGGATTCGCCCAGGACACCTGGACCCTGGCGTTCCTGTCACTCCTTCCGGGCCTGCTGTGCGCACCGGTCTTGTCAGCCTCCTCAGAAAAAGTGGCTGACCTCGTTGAGGAAGAGCGCCGGGGGGAGGCCATGGGCTGGTACGGCTCCGCCCTGACAGCGGGTGTCGCCCTTGGCGCACCGTTGGCCGGAGTCTTCATCGACACCGTGGGTCCTTCAGGCGGGTTCGCTGCGGTGGGCATCGCCGGTGTTGTCCTCTGCGCGGCGGGATTGTTGCTGACATCCATGCGTCGCCGGGCAGCGCGGGTCTGAAACAGCCGCAGTGCGGGTTTAAAGAATCCTGAACAGACGACGACGGCGGGCTGACCATATGTGGTCAGCCCGCCGTCGTCGATTCTTGCCTCAGTTACCGCTTAGTTCACAGGTCCGGTGAACTTCTCTCCCGGGCCCTTGCCCGGGGCGTCGGGGATGAGTGATGCCTCGCGGAATGCCAGCTGCAGGGAGCGCAGGCCGTCGCGCAAGGGGCCGGCGTGCTGCGAGCCGATCTCTGGGGCGGCGGCGGACACCAGGCCGGCAAGGGCTGTAATCAGCTTGCGGGCTTCGTCAAGATCCTTGAGGTCCTCGGCATTGGGGTCATCGGCAAGGCCGACTTTGACGGCTGCCGCACTCATGAGGTGAACGGCGCCGGTGGTAATGACTTCCACAGCCGGTACTTCGGCGATGTCGCGGATCTGCTGGGACACCCCGGCATCGGCGGCAGGGGCGGCGTTTTCGCTGTAGGAGTTGCGGGAATTGCTGTCTTCAGTGCTCATACTGGTAAGCTTGTCACAGACCGACTGGAAGTCGTTATTCAGGGTTAATATCCGCAGTCAACGTTCCCGCCTTCCGCAATGTGCGCTTGGCGGGATGTTTCTGTAGAATTGTCTTTCAGTTTGCAAGCGGAGTTCTCTCCCACCCGCGTCAGCCGTTCCCTCAGGGGGCAGGATCCCTTTTGGGACAAGAGGTTGCCGGGTACCTGGTCGGACACTTGTGGAAGCATGGCTTCCGGAAGTGCGTGCTTCCTTGATGGAAGTACAGCCGATCTTCGAGGCCTTCGATTGCACCAGCAATTGGAGGCCTTCTCTATTTGCCGGTGACATCACCACAACCACAGGAGCTTTAACATTAGCGAGCCAAGAATCAATGAGCGTATCCGCGTCCCCGAGGTGCGGTTGGTCGGTCCTGCCGGCGAACAGGTAGGAATTGTCCGCATCGAGGACGCCCTGCGTCTTGCTGCCGAGTCCGATCTCGATCTCGTTGAAGTTGCCCCGCAGGCTAAGCCTCCTGTTTGCAAGTTGATGGACTTCGGTAAGTACAAGTACGAAGCCGCAGTGAAGGCCCGCGAGGCCCGCAAGAACCAGACCAACACGGTTCTTAAGGAAATCCGCTTCCGCATTAAGATCGACAAGCACGACTACGAAACCAAGCGCGGACACGCACTTCGGTTCCTGGGTGCCGGCGACAAAGTCAAGGCCATGATCCAGTTCCGTGGCCGTGAGCAGCAGCGTCCCGAGATGGGCATCCGCTTGCTGCAGCGTTTCGCTGAAGACGTTGCCGAGGTTGGCATCATCGAGTCCAGCCCGCGCATCGATGGCCGCAACATGGTCATGGTGATCGGCCCGCTGAAGAACAAGGCTGAAGCCAAGGCCGAGGCCCGCCGCGCTACGCAGCGTGCTGAAGCCAAGGCACAGAACGAGGCCAAGGCATCCGGACGCGTTGACACCACGGGGGAGCAGGCTCCGTTGACTCAGAGCCTCGCCGACCTTCTGCCTGAGGGTTTCAAGGTCACCGAAGAGGAGACCACGAAGACATCTGCCGAGGCCACCGAGGCTCAGGCGCCGGTGGCTGAAGAAGCTCCCGTTGCCGAGGAAACTCCGGTTGAGGAAAAGGCGCCGGAGGCTGAGGAAGCTCCCGTAGCTGAAGAAGCTCCGGTTGTTGAGAAAGCACCTGTGGCTGAGGCTCCTGCAGTCAAGGCTGCGCCGGCTCCGGCCAAGGCAGCGCCTGCAGCGAAGGCTGCACCGGCTCCGGCAAAGGCAGCGCCTGCAGCAGCAGCTCCAAAGCCTGTAGTACCGGCAGCGGCCCCGAAGCCTGCAGTTCCTTCGGCTCCGAAGCCCGTCGCCAAGCCGGCAGCTCCCAAGCCGGCAGCTCGGCCTGCGGCCCCCAAGGCTGCACCGAAGCCTGCATCACGCAAGACCAACTAGTTCAACGCCGTGGAAGCCCCGCTTCCATCGGCAAGCAACCAGCACGCCGGCCCTTGTAGGCCGGCTGCGCGAAAGAATCGCGGACTCGTCCGTGGATACGTAAGGAGATCGGTTCCCATGCCGAAGATGAAGACCCACAGCGGTGCTAAGAAGCGCTTCAAGCTGACCGGCACCGGCAAGCTGAAGCGTCAGCAGGCCAACCGTCGTCACTACCTGGAGCACAAGTCCTCCAGGCTGACCCGTCGCCTCGCCGGCGACAAGCTCGTCTTCAAGGGCGATGCCAAGGTCATCAAGAAGATGCTCGGCGTCTAAGTTCCAAGTTCTTTGGTTTCTGCCATCCGGCAGGGACCGACTACACCAAAAGCCTTCTCAGGCCGGCCGGGTTTCCGGCAGTAGCAGCTTGGGATAAAGATTTCTGAAGGAGTACGCACGTGGCACGTGTGAAGCGGGCGGTAAACGCCCACAAGAAGCGCCGGGTTGTCCTTGA contains the following coding sequences:
- the hisB gene encoding imidazoleglycerol-phosphate dehydratase HisB → MSETGATPTAARTARMERTTSESSVLVEINLDGTGVSDISTSVPFYDHMLTALCKHSLIDMTVKATGDTHIDAHHTVEDVAITFGEVLRTALGNKAGIRRFGEATVPLDEALAHAVVDVSGRPYLVHGGEPAGQEYHLIGGHFTGSLTRHVFEAITLHAGICLHMNVLAGRDPHHIVEAQFKAFARALRAAVESDPRVEGIPSTKGAL
- the hisH gene encoding imidazole glycerol phosphate synthase subunit HisH; this encodes MSGQFLKDGAVADAVASVKPESPEGKPTVTVLDYGSGNVRSAVRALERAGAHVILSSKPEDVLNADGLVVPGVGAFETVMQELKSVDAIRMIGRRVAGGRPVLAICVGLQVLFEAGVEHGTESEGMAEWPGKVELLPAPVVPHMGWNTVDVPEGSKLFAGVEQERFYFVHSYGVQEWNFDVVQPRMAPPMVTWSEHGARFIAAVENGPLCATQFHPEKSGDAGARLLRNWVDTLRKPAPEASSGSGAA
- the priA gene encoding bifunctional 1-(5-phosphoribosyl)-5-((5-phosphoribosylamino)methylideneamino)imidazole-4-carboxamide isomerase/phosphoribosylanthranilate isomerase PriA produces the protein MTSSAQSVLELLPAVDIVDGQAVRLLQGEAGSETSYGTPLEAALNWQNAGAEWVHMVDLDAAFGRGNNAALISEVVSQLNVKVELSGGLRDDESLERALELGVARVNLGTAALENPEWTRRAIERFGDKIAVGLDVRGTTLAGRGWTKEGGDLWEVLARLEDAGCARYVVTDVTKDGTLQGPNVELLRQMVEKTGKPVVASGGISSLEDLRVLRELVPLGVEGAIVGKALYAGAFTLPEALDVAGRR
- a CDS encoding SseB family protein; its protein translation is MPHHDGHAPGHEDRSHARRELPGHIAAALAGAGGATDSAGQPWAGRSLSGDDAKIHNFEDDDGSADAGYVAAIAALIKGTGNEADVIASLATARVFVPVVAQLAEEAEGVEGLHADKQADMALVTLKAPDGRTAMPVFTSAAALEAWHSQARPVAVYAARAALSAVSEGAQLLVMDPGSDFAFVVRRPAMWALAQQKNWTPSYLDDQLEAALASTVSAFRTVRRLETQPGAGVASLTADGRRVPGGGAGPELRVVLFLEDGLDAVAVQTLVAQLNEAWSRMDSFAEGVDSMEVKLQRAAQEPAQH
- a CDS encoding MFS transporter — its product is MNFALYKETLSIRPVRRLLVVGMIARIPHSAAGVLLTLHIVLTLGHGYAAAGAAAAVMTIGIALGAPWRGRRVDMVGLRKALIPSVISETVIWSIVPHVSYEWLLPLVFVGGLFTLPIFSVVRQSLGVMVDGEQRRSAFALDSIATELVFMIGPAVGAIVATSGFSAVGLTAVGISVSVAGLFLIWFNPPTRSEAVCTPQESADRAAADLAAAEAAMVASAPAHVQEAASEMASPTSRTAALRSRVARNFTWFTVSVAALFAVAAGSGMVLSGSDVSIVGLLERGGHENEIGIVFFFWCASSVVGGLIYGSMKRSISPMLLLLGMAALTIPMGFAQDTWTLAFLSLLPGLLCAPVLSASSEKVADLVEEERRGEAMGWYGSALTAGVALGAPLAGVFIDTVGPSGGFAAVGIAGVVLCAAGLLLTSMRRRAARV
- a CDS encoding DUF1844 domain-containing protein, which translates into the protein MSTEDSNSRNSYSENAAPAADAGVSQQIRDIAEVPAVEVITTGAVHLMSAAAVKVGLADDPNAEDLKDLDEARKLITALAGLVSAAAPEIGSQHAGPLRDGLRSLQLAFREASLIPDAPGKGPGEKFTGPVN
- the infC gene encoding translation initiation factor IF-3, translated to MRLVGPAGEQVGIVRIEDALRLAAESDLDLVEVAPQAKPPVCKLMDFGKYKYEAAVKAREARKNQTNTVLKEIRFRIKIDKHDYETKRGHALRFLGAGDKVKAMIQFRGREQQRPEMGIRLLQRFAEDVAEVGIIESSPRIDGRNMVMVIGPLKNKAEAKAEARRATQRAEAKAQNEAKASGRVDTTGEQAPLTQSLADLLPEGFKVTEEETTKTSAEATEAQAPVAEEAPVAEETPVEEKAPEAEEAPVAEEAPVVEKAPVAEAPAVKAAPAPAKAAPAAKAAPAPAKAAPAAAAPKPVVPAAAPKPAVPSAPKPVAKPAAPKPAARPAAPKAAPKPASRKTN
- the rpmI gene encoding 50S ribosomal protein L35, which produces MPKMKTHSGAKKRFKLTGTGKLKRQQANRRHYLEHKSSRLTRRLAGDKLVFKGDAKVIKKMLGV